A region of Leishmania panamensis strain MHOM/PA/94/PSC-1 chromosome 33 sequence DNA encodes the following proteins:
- a CDS encoding hypothetical protein (TriTrypDB/GeneDB-style sysID: LpmP.33.0100) — protein MMRRTELCLGGFTMKYKRGTGLWDEDHVNDFNANKYLSARSTMRWYYGMERLQTRNTINSRRATQSYNNNMGLHHSGRGAFERELERRGIQVDKYPLTTTTGAARVAEMVLLRRQELEAQGKAAMESQRQARRRDAPSEWYDETDGPLNPRFLASMQSNYTQVITELPSSPVTRA, from the coding sequence ATGATGCGGCGCACGGAGCTCTGCCTCGGTGGCTTCACCATGAAGTacaagagaggcacaggTCTCTGGGACGAGGACCATGTGAACGACTTTAACGCCAACAAGTACTTGTCGGCGCGGTCGACGATGCGGTGGTACTACGGGATGGAGCGGCTGCAGACGCGCAACACCATCAATTCTCGCCGCGCCACACAGAGCTATAACAACAACATGGGCCTTCATCATAGCGGCCGCGGTGCTTTTGAGCGCGAGCTCGAGCGCCGCGGCATTCAAGTAGATAAGTATCCGCTGACGACAACCACCGGCGCAGCGCGGGTGGCGGAGATGGTGTTGTTGCGTCGCCAAGAGCTCGAGGCGCAAGGCAAGGCGGCAATGGAGTCTCAGCGCcaggcgcggcgccgcgacgcCCCGTCTGAGTGGTACGACGAAACTGACGGGCCACTGAATCCACGGTTCCTTGCCAGCATGCAGAGCAACTACACTCAGGTTATCACGGAGCTACCGAGTTCTCCGGTCACGAGGGCGTAA
- a CDS encoding hypothetical protein (TriTrypDB/GeneDB-style sysID: LpmP.33.0060) — translation MRRSLILRHPRVNSAAYRCFLHALRQCGVNYTSILPENPSGNLSHTAAAPFSPLFTTQFDAHHHQLTTLGDALVDRYLSAAVLKYCCRRNITLTTNTASELNAVLHNHFTLRLFAKELHFEAMGMTCDEGDGESCDSSATPPLYFLQAETAPIRKQDVAGTSYQVALLPCGQSSLGWKFSQFVGAVHQSMGLEAATRVLEHVYQLQDEPNVPSRASKLLLGVLEHFPALNVAEAILAVQGLSVHYTSRSRVLPSECEEPPKPSCAAQASSSDRPPPADGAGVGDSRVGDADELAIVAGFSATRTEAKQLTLESLTGGSLLSSSLANGPGLIDAVDMWRRRTRELVARQFEPAHGTSAALAPSSPATDGWLSPQERSMYERGPAFAGWVDVASTPFFADIYGTSQPEDGHIVRRTKFKKQVRDPRFYDKMSDARNGVPFDTNGEPLTEYLDGFEKRHQRIFEVTMQAVAGGEMKLIGRAISSRYTTARESACRAFIGGVLHDVLTLAGTSSADGAATEPDN, via the coding sequence ATGCGGCGCAGTCTCATCCTTCGACACCCGCGGGTGAATTCGGCCGCGTACAGGTGTTTCCTGCACGCGCTTCGCCAGTGTGGGGTGAACTACACTTCTATTCTGCCCGAAAACCCCTCCGGCAACCTCTCTCATacggccgctgcgccgttTTCCCCGCTCTTCACGACACAGTTTGAcgcgcaccatcaccagcTGACCACCTTAGGGGACGCCCTTGTCGACCGTTACTTGTCAGCTGCCGTGCTGAAGTATTGCTGTCGCCGCAACATCACACTCACCACCAACACTGCGAGTGAGCTCAACGCTGTTCTTCACAATCATTTCACTTTGCGGCTTTTCGCCAAGGAGCTGCACTTCGAGGCGATGGGGATGACCTGCGATGAGGGCGATGGCGAGTCATGCGATTCGTCTGCCACACCTCCCCTGTATTTTCTCCAGGCGGAAACGGCGCCGATAAGAAAGCAGGACGTGGCGGGAACGTCGTATCAGGTGGCACTGCTCCCTTGTGGGCAGAGCTCGCTTGGATGGAAGTTCTCACAGTTCGTCGGCGCGGTGCACCAGAGTATGGGACTAGAGGCGGCCACACGCGTGCTGGAGCACGTGTACCAGCTGCAGGATGAGCCAAACGTGCCGAGCCGAGCCTCCAAGTTGCTGCTCGGCGTACTAGAGCACTTTCCGGCGCTGAATGTGGCGGAAGCAATCCTGGCCGTACAAGGGCTATCGGTACACTACACTAGCCGATCTCGCGTGCTGCCCAGCGAGTGCGAGGAGCCTCCAAAGCCCTCGTGCGCTGCTCAAGCCTCGTCGTCGGATAGGCCACCGCCAGCCGATGGCGCTGGCGTTGGTGACAGCCGTGTAGGCGATGCCGATGAGCTTGCTATTGTCGCAGGCTTTAGTGCCACTCGCACGGAGGCGAAACAGCTCACTCTGGAGTCCCTGACTGGAGGCTCACTACTCTCCAGCAGTTTGGCCAATGGTCCTGGTCTCATCGACGCTGTCGACAtgtggcgtcgccgcacacGGGAGCTCGTAGCCCGACAGTTTGAGCCCGCGCACGGGACATCTGCGGCGTTGGCACCTTCCTCTCCAGCGACGGACGGTTGGCTGTCTCCGCAGGAGCGGTCCATGTATGAACGTGGACCTGCCTTTGCAGGCTGGGTAGATGTTGCCTCGACCCCGTTCTTCGCCGATATCTACGGAACTTCGCAGCCGGAGGACGGCCACATTGTGCGCCGCACAAAGTTCAAAAAACAGGTGCGTGACCCCCGGTTCTACGACAAGATGTCGGACGCGCGCAACGGTGTGCCGTTCGACACAAACGGTGAACCGCTGACGGAGTACCTTGACGGCTTTGAAAAGCGCCATCAGCGTATCTTTGAGGTGACGATGCAGGCCGTCGCCGGAGGCGAAATGAAGCTCATCGGCCGCGCCATCTCTTCGCGCTACACCACTGCCCGGGAGAGCGCATGCCGAGCGTTTATCGGCGGCGTGCTCCATGATGTTCTCACTCTAGCGGGCACCTCCTCTGCGGACGGAGCCGCCACAGAGCCAGACAACTAA
- a CDS encoding hypothetical protein (TriTrypDB/GeneDB-style sysID: LpmP.33.0080), with protein sequence MSHHGLHHVGLGEDREEAEEAFIDLEDPDVDVLDESVLAEEDGDDASDVPDSQAGMGGESREHGRQDEEESAGDDLHLRAEMEDLNAAPDHEPERDDAFATFVAPEKKPLHAIAVHPQNACIFAVSGEGEEVYILELGDTVKEPVLKATLKGHTDTVSLLSFSPNGQWLASGSLDSSISVWSTETWDRKCTLTDLYGEIMTLLWHPSSLILAAGADDAQAAMWNVLKGTLLMYFVGHRGAVTCTAWSPDIKKLVTGSSDGTVGVFNPKNGEEYFNISKDLSPDNAGITALLFVNDDQCVGGCEDGTLHVISLRNGKVAAHFEDLHEQAIESLAMSKDSLLLLTTSCDCRVIVWNVADFSPRTTLEVGESVIPAVWSHSHLIVAGCSDGEIRVWDGRSAVQQPLAVLMGHRRMVLSLVTTSATLASTSDDGTVKFYRFTETFQ encoded by the coding sequence ATGTCTCACCACGGTCTCCACCACGTGGGCCTCGGCGAGGATAGGGAGGAAGCCGAGGAGGCCTTCATCGATCTCGAGGACCCCGACGTTGACGTTCTCGACGAGTCTGTCCTGGCCGAGGAAGACGGCGACGATGCCTCTGACGTGCCTGATAGCCAGGCCGGAATGGGTGGAGAGAGCAGGGAACACGGGAGacaagacgaggaggagagtgcggGCGATGACCTGCACCTGCGGGCCGAGATGGAGGACCTGAACGCAGCTCCTGACCATGAGCCAGAGCGTGACGACGCCTTTGCGACGTTTGTGGCGCCGGAGAAAAAGCCTCTGCATGCAATCGCGGTGCACCCGCAGAATGCCTGTATCTTCGCTGTgagtggggaaggggaggaggtgtacATCTTGGAGCTGGGCGACACTGTCAAGGAACCGGTGCTCAAGGCTACCCTCAAGGGGCACACCGACACCGTTAGCCTTCTCTCATTTTCTCCAAATGGGCAGTGGCTGGCCAGCGGCAGTCTTGACTCCAGCATCTCCGTATGGTCGACGGAGACGTGGGATCGGAAATGCACACTCACCGATCTCTACGGCGAGATCATGACGCTTTTGTGGCATCCTTCCAGCCTTATtctcgccgccggcgccgacgacgcgCAGGCTGCCATGTGGAACGTTCTCAAAGGCACCCTCCTCATGTACTTTGttggccaccgcggcgctgtTACGTGTACTGCCTGGTCGCCAGACATCAAGAAACTGGTGactggcagcagcgacggcactgTTGGCGTTTTCAACCCCAAGAATGGGGAGGAATACTTCAACATATCGAAGGACCTGAGCCCCGACAACGCCGGCATTACGGCACTTCTCTTTGTGAACGACGACCAGTGCGTGGGCGGCTGCGAGGATGGCACGCTGCACGTGATCTCTCTTCGAAATGGCAAGGTCGCTGCGCACTTTGAGGACTTGCACGAGCAGGCAATCGAGTCACTGGCCATGAGCAAGGactctctgctcctcttgaCGACCAGCTGCGACTGTCGCGTCATTGTGTGGAACGTTGCGGACTTCTCTCCTCGTACGACACTGGAGGTGGGTGAAAGCGTCATTCCTGCTGTGTGGTCCCACTCTCACCTGATCGTTGCCGggtgcagcgacggcgagaTCCGCGTATGGGACGGACGctctgcggtgcagcagccgctggcAGTGCTCATGGGTCACCGTCGCATGGTCCTCAGCCTTGTAACCACCTCAGCCACTCTAGCGAGCACAAGCGACGATGGCACGGTTAAGTTTTACCGATTCACAGAGACGTTTCAGTAA
- a CDS encoding hypothetical protein (TriTrypDB/GeneDB-style sysID: LpmP.33.0090), which yields MSVVLPYDVLFCTSEDPHHPVSELGGCTGEVKPGLRIPTGWQSARHGKTPQTLVIRFHGNVWLQQLRILSHEAKIATKVEVRVAKLTEDDDWDNPPSFRNVRFVKLGSVDFNSNEQSHFRSKERKTVHLKTEAYFLKLLFDRPFINPHNTGHQVGIYSLECSGYLIEPIPFHADRPPEVETPSQRRSSALSPTKCAGAKQQTSGAPPVLVPLDDQRVRRASILNATGDTLIPLVSLTPSPTTHLSSSGGAFRSVRILEFEDFFLRRSEELVSLKTEAVALEDYHVAAECRDKLALLNERSKDIYELEQDKVQAIIDEEFDVAQQVKARMNALVEQLFAQTSLPFPAAASPPPSERCDDPAHGVASHSRHISSIPSTRVPMADAPHHSEVLRDVELTESDTIEAIEETGHLIDVSTLESQEKAVAHAILSCAGSKDLSSVALANPDFDIEFLTAAVGRFTVACLFSRRFQLREAALNVLTEKMDMLQSPAPVVQEALLRFLDFNGYGLQDTIPNVVFAACAFVRGCLADTSKCISAALAPLVALLPRLVTRCSDSIQRIRDEAHTTLALYVKNSSIPHSSILSVALMEPTDKEGRSLPLSNAKAQLARLSLFQLLLENGRLHLDSGGINPAQVLHKLLLPTVNHPYSEVRDVAALILGKLVAGRQLILRDKDLAKVTHASIRESIASKR from the coding sequence ATGTCTGTTGTTCTCCCCTATGATGTACTGTTCTGCACCAGCGAGGACCCGCATCACCCCGTCTCAGAGCTGGGCGGATGCACCGGCGAGGTAAAGCCTGGATTGCGGATACCTACTGGTTGGCAGAGTGCGCGACACGGCAAGACACCGCAAACCTTAGTAATTCGTTTTCACGGCAATGTGTGGTTGCAACAGCTCCGCATCCTCTCTCATGAGGCAAAAATCGCGACCaaggtggaggtgcgcgTTGCAAAGCTCACTGAAGACGATGACTGGGACAACCCGCCATCGTTCCGCAACGTGCGCTTTGTCAAGTTAGGCTCTGTGGACTTCAACAGTAACGAACAATCGCACTTCAGGTCGAAGGAGCGCAAAACGGTCCACCTCAAAACGGAGGCCTACTTCCTCAAGCTGCTTTTTGATCGCCCTTTCATCAATCCCCACAATACCGGCCACCAAGTCGGGATCTACTCCCTCGAGTGCAGCGGGTACCTCATCGAGCCAATCCCATTTCACGCTGATCGGCCGCCTGAGGTCGAGACACCGTCGCAGCGCAGGAGCTCGGCTCTGTCGCCGACTAAGTGCGCAGGGGCAAAGCAGCAGACATCTGGCGCGCCTCCGGTCTTAGTTCCACTGGACGATCAACGCGTGAGGAGGGCGTCGATATTGAACGCGACTGGTGACACACTTATCCCTCTAGTCTCTTTGACGCCCTCACCAACGACTCACttgtccagcagcggcggggcCTTCCGCTCTGTCCGTATTCTCGAGTTTGAGGACTTCTTTCTACGTCGATCCGAGGAGCTGGTGTCTCTCaagacggaggcggtggcgctcgagGACTACCACGTCGCCGCCGAGTGCCGCGACAAACTAGCGTTACTGAACGAGCGATCCAAGGATATTTACGAACTCGAGCAAGATAAGGTGCAGGCCATAATCGACGAAGAGTTCGAcgttgcgcagcaggtgAAGGCTCGCATGAACGCCCTGGTTGAGCAGCTGTTCGCACAGACTTCTTTACCCTTtccggcggcggcatcaccaccaccctctgAACGATGTGACGATCCGGCCCACGGTGTCGCGAGCCACTCTCGGCACATTTCCAGCATTCCCTCCACACGCGTCCCGATGGCTGACGCGCCGCACCACAGTGAAGTGCTCAGGGATGTGGAGTTGACCGAGAGTGACACGATCGAGGCGATCGAAGAGACAGGGCACCTGATCGATGTGAGCACGCTTGAATCGCAGGAAAAGGCCGTCGCACACGCGATTCTCTCGTGCGCAGGTAGTAAAGACCTTTCTTCCGTAGCACTCGCGAATCCTGACTTTGACATCGAGTTTCTTACCGCCGCTGTTGGCAGATTCACAGTTGCATGCTTGTTTTCGCGTCGCttccagctgcgcgaggccgCCCTCAATGTACTTACGGAGAAGATGGACATGCTGCAGTCTCCAGCGCCTGTTGTCCAGGAGGCACTACTTCGCTTCCTAGATTTCAATGGGTATGGCCTTCAAGATACGATCCCGAACGTGGTGTTCGCGGCGTGCGCTTTTGTTCGAGGGTGTCTTGCCGACACGTCCAAGTGCATCAGCGCTGCTCTCGCGCCGCTCGTTGCCCTTCTCCCGCGCCTCGTCACCCGATGCAGCGACAGCATTCAGCGTATCCGCGATGAAGCGCACACCACTCTGGCACTGTACGTGAAGAACTCTTCCATCCCGCATAGCTCTATTTTATCTGTCGCACTGATGGAGCCAACTGACAAGGAGGGACGCAGCCTCCCACTCAGCAATGCAAAAGCGCAGCTCGCGCGATTGAGTCTGTTTCAGCTGCTTTTGGAGAACGGTCGCCTACACctggacagcggcggcatcaaTCCCGCGCAGGTGCTCCACAAACTATTGCTACCCACAGTGAACCACCCCTACTCCGAGGTGCGAGATGTGGCCGCTTTGATTCTCGGAAAGCTTGTCGCCGGTCGTCAGCTCATCTTACGGGACAAGGACCTTGCAAAGGTCACCCACGCAAGTATTCGCGAGAGCATCGCCAGTAAGCGTTGA
- a CDS encoding hypothetical protein (TriTrypDB/GeneDB-style sysID: LpmP.33.0110) — protein sequence MPLVQRAVWHPPPSLLKGHSNALSTGSQPAAIADLFLSCCTSPLCQGSALLVIFKQLSADQQCDILSMALASATSLAESQLDSYVAEVLRNDSFLPTHWVRLVKRLPGNTAPHLLPWTRIAERVLCSSAVPFSSNDDACTFIARVLGCMEDQGIPRNTIAQCLETCGLLYEACAYASSSSKFLPPPTRLAPDGGWGYGDAIHSMCALPEPPMRWFDAARRSMPRVLRHYSTLVLLRSVVQKWGVTDNGHDDRWRSFAEAYMTTLEAASAVHFLFSEGNAVTARVLLPHCHTPQQISTLMRYTCRVDVALALAALTRSVELRTPHRNHAHVHLTHLTTGQKVHLAFWAQAECCNAERSGCDVSDNTTVEFLSRTLSFGVLDHGMLLRCLREVLPAGALTRGDRSLAHLLASIPASAVEHAVSLLGTVESDALSWWTSLCTEAGNFDGAFALLEAMAARGYLPHMGVLVALLEALRDDCQNFARGVTLLRFSFPQVSDTVLRAYVERTAASITRTSPLALSTKQAIQALSALGLMRAAHRLNSPAAATVAEDTPSTTTPLLALAEVADQLKVPIPLHVGAIEGLIAASSKLGYNVVLSVNVMAATGGCCVSWASIPAQDLESL from the coding sequence ATGCCGCTAGTACAGCGGGCGGTGTGGCATCCGCCTCCGTCGTTGTTGAAGGGGCACAGCAACGCTCTCAGCACAGGCAGCCAACCTGCCGCCATTGCAGATTTGTTTTtaagctgctgcacctcgcctCTCTGCCAGGGGTCTGCTCTGCTTGTGATCTTTAAGCAACTCAGTGCCGATCAACAGTGCGATATTCTCTCCATGGCTTTGGCGAGTGCAACATCCCTTGCTGAGTCTCAGCTTGACAGCTACGTTGCGGAGGTCCTTCGCAACGATTCATTTTTGCCGACGCACTGGGTGCGTCTTGTCAAACGTCTTCCAGGCAACACTGCTCCGCATTTACTGCCTTGGACACGCATCGCAGAGCGCGTGCTGTGTTCCTCGGCAGTCCCCTTCTCGTCTAACGATGACGCCTGCACGTTCATTGCGCGTGTGCTGGGGTGCATGGAGGACCAGGGTATCCCGAGGAACACGATTGCGCAATGCCTGGAGACATGCGGTCTTTTGTATGAAGCGTGCGCGTACGCCTCATCGTCGTCGAAGTTTCTCCCGCCACCGACTCGGCTGGCACCGGATGGAGGGTGGGGGTACGGCGACGCAATACATTCTATGTGCGCGCTACCTGAGCCGCCGATGCGATGGTTTGATGCGGCTCGCCGCAGCATGCCTCGGGTTCTGCGTCACTACTCTACCCTTGTCTTGCTACGATCGGTTGTGCAGAAGTGGGGTGTGACGGACAACGGCCACGACGACCGGTGGAGGAGTTTTGCTGAAGCGTACATGACGACGCTGGAGGCTGCGAGCGCCGTGCACTTCCTTTTCAGCGAAGGAAACGCCGTCACTGCGCGCGTTCTTCTACCACATTGTCACACACCGCAACAGATTTCCACGCTAATGCGCTACACATGTCGCGTTGACGTCGCCCTGGCGCTCGCGGCTCTGACTCGTtcggtggagctgcgcacaCCACACCGCAATCACGCGCATGTTCACCTTACGCACCTCACGACTGGGCAAAAGGTGCATTTGGCCTTCTGGGCTCAGGCGGAGTGCTGTAATGCTGAACGTTCGGGGTGTGATGTGTCAGACAACACCACCGTCGAGTTCCTTTCGCGGACTCTCTCCTTCGGTGTTCTTGATCACGGCATGCTGCTTCGATGCCTGCGTGAGGTCCTCCCCGCTGGTGCGCTTACCAGAGGTGACCGCTCtcttgcgcacctcctcgcttcgATCCCTGCGTCCGCTGTCGAGCACGCTGTGAGTCTGCTGGGGACTGTGGAAAGCGACGCCCTCTCCTGGTGGACATCACTGTGCACTGAGGCCGGCAACTTTGACGGTGCTTTTGCACTACTGGAGGCAATGGCCGCGCGCGGCTATTTGCCGCACATGGGCGTATTGGTGGCACTCCTTGAGGCACTTCGTGACGACTGCCAGAACTTTGCGCGGGGCGTTACGCTACTGCGATTTTCATTTCCGCAGGTCTCGGACACCGTACTGCGTGCCTATGTCGAACGGACAGCTGCAAGTATCACCCGTACCTCGCCGCTCGCGCTTTCTACGAAACAGGCCATCCAAGCCCTCAGTGCATTGGGCTTGATGCGGGCGGCGCACCGTCTTAACAGTCCTGCAGCCGCTACCGTGGCAGAGGATACGCCAAGCACGACAACACCGCTGCTTGCGTTGGCCGAGGTGGCAGATCAGTTGAAGGTACCAATACCGCTGCATGTTGGTGCAATCGAGGGTCTTATTGCCGCGAGCTCGAAGCTGGGCTACAATGTTGTGTTGTCAGTGAACGTGATGGCGGCAACTGGAGGGTGTTGTGTGTCGTGGGCATCGATACCTGCGCAAGACCTGGAATCGCTGTAG
- a CDS encoding hypothetical protein (TriTrypDB/GeneDB-style sysID: LpmP.33.0070) yields MDEFRADDTTELEEGNESNTTLLQLQDAFVSALTASGTLGKIRAQLRATALALIRGDEDLQNAAVGPFIRPLTLTTPTKVSLLLLYDFLQHHHLQQTAGVLDVEGSVHLLLNERSVLLGDLARLPGDGSLLERLVQFYEPASQALIAGHSNTHAALTPSKAAGTLAAMEPQTFPFFSSSGPATEEETDAVAQAHDADVLYELEKYEDSIPFSDTEGTIDASMQCEEVERLTQ; encoded by the coding sequence ATGGATGAATTTAGGGCGGATGACACGACGGAATTAGAGGAAGGGAACGAATCGAATACGACCCTGTTGCAGCTTCAGGATGCGTTTGTGAGCGCGCTTACAGCGTCTGGGACGCTTGGAAAAATACGGGCCCAGCTACGTGCCACGGCCCTCGCGTTGATTCGCGGCGACGAGGATCTTCAAAATGCCGCCGTTGGTCCGTTCATTCGGCCACTGACACTTACTACCCCTACCAAGGTAAGCCTACTACTGCTCTACGACTTTCTACAGCATCACCACCTTCAACAGACCGCCGGTGTGCTTGATGTGGAGGGCAGCGTGCATCTTCTTCTTAATGAGCGCTCCGTCCTTCTCGGCGACCTGGCCCGATTGCCGGGTGACGGCTCCCTGCTGGAGCGACTCGTTCAGTTTTACGAGCCGGCGAGTCAGGCATTAATCGCCGGACATTCGAATACTCACGCTGCACTGACTCCGTCGAAGGCAGCGGGCACTTTGGCGGCGATGGAGCCCCAGACTTTtccatttttttcttcgtccgGCCCGgccacagaggaggagaccgACGCTGTGGCACAGGCGCACGACGCGGATGTGCTCTATGAGCTGGAAAAGTACGAGGACTCCATTCCCTTTTCTGACACTGAGGGCACTATAGATGCAAGCATGCAATGTGAGGAAGTGGAGCGTCTCACGCAGTAG
- a CDS encoding hypothetical protein (TriTrypDB/GeneDB-style sysID: LpmP.33.0050) gives MLWCKETFEAHFDPAECRLFPVQQHLFDFVDEARHDGDGDSSCAPHWLCFSIEFPSARDVSHLLSRHAPTNLFQRRQSFPNCLATQRKRVREDFSLLYGATPLSQQSRMFLAATLDGVRSILSRVEACQLHLYEIIREGRPCHLYLDVEREANHVALRPVIEVDDDSTSSSVEEAAVLVYVDEDVGGTRRTAFQCSQRRYQELRRHASHAPAEVCGLDCSVEPDNLNTCDTLLGALESFVRERHPSWVPSGLDADVRGSVFADVWVLESVPLLGVAGKFSQHYVLKLHSSMFDSTNSVKVFVREFVAHMSERAAQDPQVHGALFFHKPPVWYPAFRELSLDYPRNTLPYLPRRCVIDEAVYSKNRMMRCVGSCKLGKQSVLLPYRHYVGGACVEHFVNSNQVASVSFDVFMSTLIAHGVASDAASVSLLRLSEKDDALRSTPARAAPVRAGEASVPTTLGPAALDVSIADLMSSLERVYSQIATCACRVSQPQSLQGRFLSFSVRGTRYCQNIGREHKSNNVYLVVDLKRRSFVQKCFDPECAFYRSPPLPLGGTPQAT, from the coding sequence ATGCTGTGGTGCAAAGAGACCTTTGAGGCGCACTTTGACCCCGCGGAGTGTCGTCTTTTTCCCGTTCAACAGCACCTGTTCGACTTTGTAGACGAGGCCAGgcacgacggcgacggcgattcCTCGTGCGCGCCGCATTGGCTTTGCTTCTCTATCGAGTTCCCGTCCGCAAGGGATGTGTCGCACCTCCTGTCTCGCCATGCGCCGACCAACTTATTCCAGAGACGGCAATCGTTCCCCAACTGCCTCGCCACTCAACGGAAGCGGGTACGCGAGgacttctcccttctctacGGCGCCACGCCACTGTCGCAGCAGAGCCGCATGTTCCTCGCCGCCACCCTCGACGGTGTCCGCTCCATTTTGTCCCGAGTGGAGGCCTGCCAGCTTCACCTCTACGAGATTATTCGCGAGGGAAGACCGTGCCACCTCTACCTGgacgtagagagagaggcgaatcATGTGGCACTGCGGCCTGTCATCGAGGTCGACGACGACTCGACCTCGTCCtccgtggaggaggcggctgtACTCGTGTACGTTGACGAGGACGTCGGCGGCACCCGGCGCACTGCCTTTCAGTGTTCCCAGCGCCGGTATCAGGAGCTGCGTCGGCACGCGTCACATGCCCCGGCTGAGGTATGCGGATTAGACTGCTCTGTCGAACCAGATAATCTCAACACCTGCGACACCTTGCTAGGCGCACTGGAGTCCTTCGTTCGCGAGCGGCATCCATCATGGGTTCCTTCTGGACTCGATGCTGACGTGCGGGGAAGTGTCTTCGCGGATGTGTGGGTGCTGGAGTCTGTTCCTCTCCTTGGCGTCGCGGGCAAGTTCTCGCAACACTACGTTCTCaagctgcacagcagcatgTTCGACTCCACCAACTCTGTGAAGGTGTTTGTGCGTGAATTTGTGGCGCACATGAGCGAGCGAGCCGCGCAGGATCCACAAGTTCAtggcgctctcttctttcacAAGCCCCCTGTCTGGTACCCGGCATTTCGCGAGTTATCACTGGATTACCCCCGCAACACACTTCCCTACCTcccgcggcggtgcgtgaTTGACGAAGCTGTGTACTCTAAGAATCGCATGATGCGATGCGTCGGCAGCTGCAAGCTGGGGAAGCAGAGTGTTTTGCTACCTTATCGTCACTACGTCGGCGGCGCTTGCGTTGAACACTTCGTGAATTCGAACCAAGTTGCATCAGTATCCTTCGATGTTTTTATGAGCACCTTGATAGCACATGGTGTTGCCAGTGACGCCGCGTCGGTTTCCCTCCTGCGGCTCTCTGAGAAGGATGATGCATTGAGGAGCACGCCAGCCCGTGCGGCGCCTGTGCGCGCCGGCGAGGCATCTGTTCCGACAACGCTTGGCCCAGCGGCACTCGATGTGAGCATCGCTGACCTCATGTCGAGCTTGGAGAGAGTATATTCACAAATTGCGACCTGCGCATGCCGGgtgtcgcagccgcagagtCTCCAGGGCCGGTTTCTCAGCTTTTCTGTACGTGGAACGCGGTATTGCCAAAACATCGGGCGTGAGCACAAGTCGAACAACGTCTACCTTGTGGTGGATTTGAAGCGTAGGTCATTTGTGCAAAAGTGCTTCGACCCAGAGTGCGCCTTTTATCGatccccaccccttcctctcgGTGGCACTCCCCAAGCTACGTAA